The DNA window CTCAGCTCACTCACCCAACACACGAGCCAATCTTTTACATGGATGGTTTTTCCGTTGGGGGCatcctgtgtctctctcttcaGAGCAGTCAGATCAGAGATTCCCAGCCCTTACCTGAGGGACTCCCACACCTGCTGCTTTTCATTGCTGGCGAGCTCTTGGCTTAATTAAGTCCTTAATTGAACTAGCAATTAATTGAACTAGTTTTTTCTCGTCTTCACAATTGGAGATATTTAGTTACTAAACACAGTAGCTAAAAGGCAACTTCTAATGTTTCAGAACTGTAAGCAAAGAATTCAAAATGATCCagttataattttaattaattatgtaCCTGAGAGTCCAGCTGGATTGAATAGTGGCAGGTGTGGGAGTCCTCAGCACCAGCATTGAGAACTCCTGACATATAAGCATTTCTGATTTAGCCCTTCTCTGGATCTGGTTAATTTAACTTCATTCTGTCGTGTTATCAGGGAGCTGAATGAGGTTCAGAGTGGCAATGAGAACAGAAGAGGCTTAGAAGCTCTTCAGCCCATTTCACAGTATCTACTGGATCACAGGATTGcagccagctgtttcttgaaagaagcctatGTATCAATTTCAACAACATAGCTGGGaagtttgttccacactcccacaaccctttgtgtaaggaagtAGGTTTAAAACCGAGAACAAGAGGCACAAATCTGTAGAGTTTCTCTTGTTCGTGTTTCACAGCTGCTGCTTAAGAAATCCCCTGGATTGACTGTATTAGCTCCCCTCGAAGTCTTTGCTGTTcaggactaaaaaggttcagttctttcagcctgccagtgcaggacagcCCCCAGGTTCCCAGAATGTTTCTGGTTGCCCTTTTCTGGATTCCAAAAGACCAATCTCTTCTCTATAAAGAGAAGACTAAGACTGTAATGAATAGGAAGATCCGGTATTGGTTTACCATTGGAAGGGCACCACTAAGAACTGAGCTTGTTTGCCGTCTGGCCAATTGGATTTCATGTGCAGGTGAAAGGTTTTAACAGAGTCTCTCACCCCCTGCCAGCTCCACACTTAAGCAATAAATGCAGCATGAGACCAGACCCAAAACAGATATTCACAAGCTGGAAGCAAAGCCTTTTATTTCCGAGGCAAAAGCAAACTTCCAGAGGAACAAACCTTAACAGTACATTGAAAGTATTGGAATCCACCTCTTCTTAGGCACCACTCGTGGTATTAGACACTGTTTTTTGTGCTCCATCTTTCCCGTGCAGCTGTGAACAACGGCCTTTCAAGTGTCTTTCTGTGCCTCCTCAGCTGAGGATCACTAGGAATATAAGGCTCCTCTTCCCACAAGGAATTCTGCGATATAAGTCGCAAACTGCGGCATTATTTCAGCACCCTGGACAAGGACCTGCGTCCCAGCCGTCCGGACAGAGTTGGGTAGCTCCAGCACTCCATGACTGGACTCCTGCAGGACTGCGACAGCTAACGTCCCCCAGATTACTCCCATTATCTGCTGCAGCTGATGCCAGAGATGGAATGAAGAGGCAAAGGACTTTGCCAGGCCCGCAGACTGGTGTTGCCCAGCCTGATTACTGATGCCTGGGGAATAAGCTCAAACACTTCCTCCAGCCAGCTGACATGACCCTGGGGTAATCTCTCTGTGCTGTGAGAAAGTGTTCCCAGGGAGAAACAAGACACCGGGAACCCATTCTCCAATCCCCCATTACACACCGGCCAGAGTTTGTAACTCAACCCACAATGAGGACATTCACAATTCACAGGTTGCAAATATCAGTGAACAGTTAGCAGTAGATCGCATTACAGACAGCAGCACATGGGGACAGTGCTCTTAAACACCTCCCTCATGTCAGCCCGTCTGCAGAGACAGAAGGAATCTCGCTGCCCTTCCTCCTTGCTCACTCAGGCACTGCAATCGCTCTGCTCCAAGCCCATGTTCACAGACCTGTGTGGACAGGATCTGACCCAGCAGGACGGCCTTGAGTATTAACTTTGCACACGGGGGAGTGGATTCTCAGCCTGTTCTGGGCAAACCTGGAGCAGCCCAAACTGCTGTGGCCCCACTCTGGGATCCCCGTGTGGGAGGGCAGGGTGCACTGGGAAGACGGGAGCTGGGGGGTGGGGAGGGGTCAGCATCAGGGGTAGGGCATCCTCAGCAGCTGCTCCAGGCCGGGGGTCTGGCTCTGATTCCGGTTACACAGGTCCCACAAGCAGCAGGTGGAGCTCATGGTGTAGTTCGACCCCCGGTACGAGACGGGGTGCTGCAGGCCACACAGCACCCTGGGTAGGCAGCCCTGGGCGGAGAGGGGCTCCAGCCCACTGCGATGCCCAGTGCCAGTGTAGCAGAGTTCCTCTGGCTGGCACTCGGTCTCCATGGCAACGCAGGCCACATCCAGGCGATGCACAGGGCAGAAGTGGCAGAGCAGGATGGCACAGGGCACTGTGGGCAGCAGGACCCCCAGGCACAGCAGCACGGAGCTGGGTAGCCCTGGGCATTGAGGTGTCCTGCCAACACAGGAGGGGCGAGGGGgttaatcttttaaaatgtaagggAGGTGCCCGCTCCCAAGCTGATGAATTAAAGCTTGCCCACTGGGGGGGAAACGCAGCCCAGTATCTCCTAATGGATGTGTCAAGTTTCCACTTCCAGCTGGTTGAACAGCTTTCATGCATGGTCATCATCTCACGGGCGAgtgttgcagtgtgtgtgactgaGCGCCAGCTTACAGGCAATCACAAGAGTGTCACCCCATCAGTGCGATAGTACAGTACTCTCTGTGTAAGTCTTGTTCCCATAACGTCCAAGGTTGTTTTGAGAATTCCCCCACAATCCTCTTtcaccaggaggacagcagcGCTGCAGGGGTGCTATACTAATGAGAGGGGGGAAAAGGTCAACTAACTTACCAGCACTCAGACTGTCCCGGCGTCACCATCACCCTGTGGCACTGAATTAAAATTTCAGGACACTGAGGGAGGAAGAGATGGGGGGACATAGTACCCTCCCTCGAATAAGACAGCTGCGTCTGCCCGACGCTGAAAGCTGATTGGCTGATGGAGTGTTCGACTCCCTGCGTGGCATGGGAATGCGGACAGTGCCGGCTTCTGATTGGTCCAGCGACCTCCCAGACCCACCTGCTCAGGCCTGAGGGCTTCTCTTCAGAAATATGGACAATAAGGTCAGCTGCTTCATGACTCGGGTGACACGATGAATAAATGAATGTGGGAAAGAATGCAGGGGTACTTTTTAACTTTACAGTCTGGGAGGAGACGTTTTCCCCCCGCCAAAAAAAAACTCCgtttatttgcttttctttaGATTAGATATAGCAATTAGTGCTACTGTAGATGTGTGTTTCAAATTCTAGTTTTCAGTGCCTAAATGAAGTAATCATTCACGGAAGCGCAAGGAAAACAATATTCGATCTCAAACAATATTCTCGTCATCGTGCAATGTAATTACAGCTACCGAGAGCTCTGCTGGAACTGTGGGTTTCGTGCAGAAGAGTGAGCCCTGGGCTTCATTCAAGATCGCATATTAGCTCCGTGAAGTTGCCGTCCGCCCGCCCGCAGACTGCAAAAACGATGAAAACCACCTCATTAGTTGGTGCTACTTCGTGCCGGTTTGTGTCGTTGAAAGCAGCGTCTGTGCTGCTTTCGTCCCCGAGATACCGCGCCTTGGCTCTCGGGTGATGGCGTGACCTCGCACGGTGGCTGTGCCCTCCAGTGACCTCTGTCAGCCCTGCGAGAGGAGCGGCTCTGCAGCTCTGTTCCTCTGTGTGCCCGGGGGACGGCAgttcattttgcttttaataccGGTATGTTCTGTGCGTTTGTGTGAACAGGCAAATTAAAATTGTCACCAATATTACACCCTAATCGGAAGAGCTGCGGATGTAGCCTTTAAAGGCGAACATTAGCAAGCACCTGCATGTTCTCACAGCGAGCCTTTAACAAGCACGtctcagtatttctttttaacaagCTGAAGAAGTAATCGGTCGACCCAGGCAGTTCATAACTCAACTGCAAAACACTGAGAACTCCACCGTCTCACACACGCCGCGGAaattttggaaaatatttaaatttcaatttttattttatttaaaataatcgaGCATATATCTACTGTAAGTCCGTCATTATCCATGTCTTCGCActtactttcaacggcacaaaccggcacaaacgcagcactaacgaatgaggtgggtttcatcgtttgtgctgtccGTAGTGGGGGGGAACTTCACGGAGCTTGTCAGACAACAATCTGTACCTACCGTACAGTGAGCATGGGGACACTCAGACCTATCCTTGAACCAGAAAGACTACCGTGTGATCGATTCCACTGCTGAAACCAGCAGGTTAACTAATGATAATATAGGTCTCAGCGTGCTTCTGTGCGGAAacttgctttataaataaaagttattattattgtatgaCCATAGTGCAATCGTGAGGCTATCGCATGAAGTACGTGATAATGTACAATCTTGTAATCACGACATAATTATACAGCTTGTAATTAAGAGGTAATTTTCTATTTCATAACGACTGGATCATTTTCATGTAATTACACGggaaagattgtttttttccatgatGGCAGCAATGCTGTCCTGTAATAATTTGGGCCAGTTTTCCTCTTTTCCTCAGGTCCAACAGCTCCTTCCTGCCTGGAAACAGGACCGTACTGCAGCTCCCCAGCCATGACCAGACTCCGGCTCGTTCCCAGAGCCCATCCCGGaggcacagggcacaaggcagcaCTAACCCCGGGATCAGACAGCAAACCCGGACAACCAAGAGACTCCGAATAACTGAGCCAGCCTGCCCGTGGAAGGTGTCAGGAAAATCCGAGCGCTCAGGGAAAAGGCAACtttggagaacatgcaaactccacacagagggtGCCCCGgtctggaatcgaacccaggactccacAGCAGTGAAGCAGCACTTGAGGTGGGATCTCATCATGTTTGTATTGTCATATACACTGGTGACATGAGAACCACTGGCCCCTGCTGGACTGGAGCCCGGTGGGCCTAGAACTCAGATTAAACCACACTGAAGGTCCAGGGAGTCATATgtaatgtataaatgtataaatggttgaccctgcgctctgaccccaagcttctctccctgtctgtgtgtctcatggagagcaagctggggtatgtgaaaagacaaattccttatgCTAGAAATtggatatggccaataaagtgatctgatcttttcAGTCCTGGTGCCTCTCTTGGACTGGTGCTGTCCACCTCTGCTGAGCCTCTGTACTGCCCCCTATATGATTTGATCTGTActgcagcacatacagtacatggtagcAGTGAGTTTTTTGGACTTgacatgtttttctaaaggaagggaaaaaaaaccacAGGGCTCCAGATTTGACCCTTATCTCTTTATTGTACAAACAGAAGCAGAAGCgaacatttttgttaaaaaaataaacctgtcaGTCTTCCTACAGAAGGCACATACTTGAGTTTCCAGTCACTACGCCCTACAGAGAGAGGACCGTCTGGCTGCAGTGCGCCCTATCACGGCGCTGGGCACTGcagcacagggcacacacatacacacactgtgTACAGACTTCACACACAGAATCCACAAGGAGCCCTCCTGCGCCCCAGCCTGTGAGTGGGGTGCACAAAGGGAGAGTTCTGATACCAGCCATGCAGCAATCTGTTGCAAAAGTGCAAAGTGAGGTGCACACAGCCGCTGTATTTCAAGGGAATGAACCCCAATCATTGAAAATGGGGTGAGAAAGAGTGTAGTTCCACACAACTGGCTCCAGGTGCGAACTGTGAGGGACGGGGCTGTGGGCTGTGGAGGGGAGGGATCTTGGAGGAGCTGGGGGGGTTAAACACAATGTCGATTCTGACCAATTCATGTTTGATTTGTATAAAAGAGTTTAAGGGAGAATGCATGAGACTACTGACTGCCGTCAGCAGGAGTGAGCTGTGAAATGGGTCAGAGGAACTGAAATTAACAAACGGAATAGGTCCTCTGGTGCTCTTGGGAGACGTCCAGTGACTTTGATGTTTAGCCCCTGTGGCcgttgaattaaaaaataacaaaagagaGCAGTTTTGGACTCCCAGGAACAACACTTTCAGCGCCAGGGAGCACAGCACTAGTGGTCTGGAGAAGAGAGTGAGAGCTCATTTAGACACAGGAGAAGGAGTGCACCGTATCGCCACCACTGAGATTAGAGTCGCACACACAGACCGTAGGTCACAGGAGGAGACAGAAcctggaggaggggggggggtgggcaGCCAACTCTCTCCTCTCCCACCCCCAGCTCTCACATCATCAGATCTCTGCTCTATTTCGAGGGAGACTGATCCCTGCAGTCAGTGACCTGTGGATTTGTGCTAAACCCCTGTTGGCTCAGTGTAGTTAACAGCTTGCTGTATAAGCAGCTCCCTCATCCTGCTTCGTTGTTGCCTAGTCGCTGTTGTTCCGCCTGGGGCCGGGCCTCAGCAGAATCTGGGCTCGGAGGCAGGCTGGCCACCCGGGCCGAACATGTCTCCCTTTTCTAAATATCTAGCAGGACGTGATTAAACCGGTCCTTGTCTTTGAATGACTTCCCAGTCGTTCTGAGAAGATGGGCGATTACCAGCGTGTTGATTTGCCGTTGTCCCTCCCTTCCCTtcctcctgtctccctgtgCTTCCCTGTGGTCTTCCAGTCTGGTCTTCCAGTCCGGTGTTTCCTGCCGGAGCTGGGGTGCCCGTCGCGTGCGGCCGGGTGGGCGAGAAGGGAGGGGGGCGGAGGCGCTAGACGCTGTGTCTCCGGCTGTGGATCATGGCCACGATGTGCGTGAGGTCCAGACTCTTCATCATCACCTCCATGAACTCCTCGTCCTTGCGGGCGCCCTCCACAAACTCGTCCAGGGACAGCTCGCCTGCAGGGGGGCGGGGCAGGACAGGCGTGAGCACTTAGGATCACTTTCACTAATCCTTCCTGAACATTAGAAGCAAACTCTGCCCCGCAAGGGAAACTCCGCAGATCCCCCTGATCGACTGGTGTACCTTGTGACTCTCCCAGAGCCTCTCCTGGGATCAGTGCGGATCACACCATGTGAATCAGTGACGGACTGGCAAAGCATTCgactattttctttttcattcaagCAGAGTCGGGTCATGAAATTAAAAGACAAATACAGATCTCGCTGGAGATCCGTGATTctagtaattaataataataataataataataattgctgacactccactcaaagcgctttacaggtaatgggggctcccttccaccagtgtgcagccccacctggatgatgtgacggcagccatagtgcgccagaacgctccccacacatcagctctcagtggggaggagaacagagtgatgaagccagttcagagatggggattattaggaggccatgactggtaaggaccaatgggaaatgtggccaggacaccagggttacaccccaattattttcgagaaacgccctgggatttttaatgaccacagagagtcaggaccttggttttacatctcatccgaaggacagcgcctgtttttACACTACAGTGTCccggtcactatactggggcatcaggacccacatggaccgcagggtgagcgccccctgctggccccattaacacctcctccagcagcaaccttagtctttcccaggaggtctcccatccagatactgaccaggctcacacctgctgagctccagtgggcggcCAGGTGCagagtgacatggctgctgacAGTGGGGGTCATGGGGGTAATAGTAATGGGGGGCAATCAGATCACTGCAGcatgcagtatatacagtagtgtggAGCAGTGTCCAGCACTCTGGACCCTGGGTCAGAGAGTTGAGGGTTCGAATCCGGGTTGGGGCAACCCTCTTGTACCTCTCTGTGTGCTCCAGTAAACGGCTCTGCTGTATTAATGGGGCTCTGGGCTGTTTTGACAGGTGGAGCAGAGCGTGTGCCCAGAAGAGAAAGACGGACCGTCAGAATGCCCTACAACAATGGGAacacgcagagagagagactcacCATCTCCATTGACATCAATCTTCTCAAACACTCGGTTAGTAAATTCCTCCACTGACATCTCCAGATTGCAGCCATTAATGGCCTGGAtagcctgagagagagagaggagggagaggggggattTAAGGCTTGAAGGTCTTGACTTGAATGACTCCCTATTGTAGGCAGTCCCTGGTGTTTTCCCATGCTTTCATGCCCTTATCGTAATCCAGCTCAGTGTAAAGTGCTGTGAGATGGGACTTCAAGTGTGACCAATACCAGACGGCCTAGACAGGTGTCTGTGCAGTGATCAGCAGAGAGGACAGAGCTGCGAGAGCTCATGGGACAGAGCCTCTGAGGTGAAGGGATGTCCAGCTGGATTCACTGAAGGGGGGTATAGAAAAGTTAACACTGCATTATTAAGGGATAGGGAGCAGCTATAAATATGCCAGGGAATTACAGGCATAATCGTATCGGTTGCTGATTAGCACAGCGTGCTGGTGGGGGGGACCAATCTGAGTCCCTCTGTAGAGGTGGGCAGCCCCCTGCCTGTCCCTTTGCCAGCATAGGGGAAGGGGGCTCAACCCAGGCCATCTCAGAGTGTCCTCTAACTGTTTCGCAGGAGGACAGTGAGGGCCGAGGCTGCGACCCCGGACCGTCCATCTCTCTGATGATCCCTAAACTCTCTCTCAGTGAACAGAGCCCTCTCTCAGTGAACAGAGCTGAACTACTCGTTTCCCTAATGAGGGCTCGTTTGGTGTTTCCATCTCCTAGACAGTTTCAGGTTCCTGGTTCCACCTGCAGCCCTGGTACCTTGATGATGTTGAGCAGCTCATAGCGGTCTATGCAGCCATTGCCGTCCGCATCGTACAGCTTGAAGTACCAGCGCAGCTTCTGCTCCATCTTGCCCCGCAGCACCAGGCTGAGAGCCGCCACGTACTCCATGAAGTCAATATAGCCGTcctgcagagagacacacagacacagatacaggCTCAGttatacagcacagacacacagactcacagatacaggctgttatacagcacagacacacagactcacagatacaGGCTCAGTTATACAGCACAgccacacagactcacagatacaGGCTCAGttatacagcacagacacacagactcacagattcAGGCTCAGttatacagcacagacacacagactcacagatacaGGCTCAGttatacagcacagacacacagactcacagatacaggctgttatacagcacagacacacagactcacagatacaGGCTCAGTTATACAGCACAgccacacagactcacagatacaGGCTCAGttatacagcacagacacacagactcacagatacaGGCTCAGttatacagcacagacacacagactcacagatacaGGCTCAGttatacagcacacacacacagactcacagatacaGGCTCAGttatacagcacagacacacagactcacagatacaGGCTCAGGtatacagcacagacacacagactcacagatacaGGCTCAGttatacagcacagacacacagactcacagatacaGGCTCAGttatacagcacagacacacagactcacagatacaggctgttatacagcacagacacacagactcacagatgcATGCTCAGttatacagcacagacacacagactcacagatacaggctgttatacagcacagacacacagactcacagatacaggctgttatacagcacagacacacagactcacagatacaggctgttatacagcacagacacacagactcacagatacaGGCTCAGTTATACagcacagactcacagatacaGGCTCAGttatacagcacagacacacagactcacagatacaAGCTGttatacagcacagacacacagactcacagatacaGGCTCAGttatacagcacagacacacagactcacagatacaGGCTCAGttatacagcacagacacacagactcacagatacaGGCTCAGttatacagcacagacacacagactcacagatacaGGCTCAGttatacagcacagacacacagactcacagatacaGGCTCAGttatacagcacagacacacagactcacagatacaggctgttatacagcacagacacacagactcacagatgcATGCTCAGttatacagcacagacacacagactcacagatacaggctgttatacagcacagacacacagactcacagatacaggctgttatacagcacagacacacagactcacagatacaGGCTCAGttatacagcacag is part of the Lepisosteus oculatus isolate fLepOcu1 chromosome 7, fLepOcu1.hap2, whole genome shotgun sequence genome and encodes:
- the bncr gene encoding protein Bouncer, whose amino-acid sequence is MVTPGQSECWTPQCPGLPSSVLLCLGVLLPTVPCAILLCHFCPVHRLDVACVAMETECQPEELCYTGTGHRSGLEPLSAQGCLPRVLCGLQHPVSYRGSNYTMSSTCCLWDLCNRNQSQTPGLEQLLRMPYP
- the guca1aa gene encoding guanylyl cyclase-activating protein 1, with protein sequence MGNASGSTVDDMQAVEIHHWYKKFMTECPSGQLTLHEFKQFFGLRGLDPEANAYIEQMFRTFDMNKDGYIDFMEYVAALSLVLRGKMEQKLRWYFKLYDADGNGCIDRYELLNIIKAIQAINGCNLEMSVEEFTNRVFEKIDVNGDGELSLDEFVEGARKDEEFMEVMMKSLDLTHIVAMIHSRRHSV